Proteins found in one bacterium genomic segment:
- the rny gene encoding ribonuclease Y, producing the protein MNEALFIPLIGGIVLVGVGAAGGYAYRHLAATHRAHGAEQKAEAIMAEAKRREREFLLKAKDKGLKIIDDAKREETERRKELQQLQQRLEQRETKFDGKLLELEEKQTKLDQAREKLVVAKDRLEVLHGEEERKLAEIAQLSRADAELRLLANVETQVQDSLMSRVRKLEAMSTEEIERRAHIELASAMQRVASSHSVETTTTSVKLPSDDMKGRIIGKEGRNIKAIEHLTGCEIVVDETPMTITISGFSPVRRQVARRALEDLIKDGRIHPARVEEAVATAKKDLASDIKKAGEDALYELGIAGVDPKLAQILGRLKYRTSYGQNVLHHSIEVANLAGLMAAELKQNVREAKLGGLMHDIGKAVDHDIQGTHIEIGYNILKKFNMPEEVCYAPIAHHEDKPTTVLGCIIKSADAMSGARPGARKDSYENYLKRLTELESVATSFEGIERAYAIQAGREIRIFISPKIADDYRMYQLAKDVAQKIEQELTYPGEIKVTAIRESRAVEYAR; encoded by the coding sequence ATGAACGAGGCATTATTTATTCCTCTCATCGGCGGCATCGTACTCGTCGGTGTCGGCGCAGCCGGCGGCTATGCGTACCGGCACCTCGCCGCAACGCACCGCGCGCACGGCGCCGAGCAGAAAGCCGAGGCGATCATGGCGGAGGCAAAGCGCCGCGAGCGCGAGTTCCTCCTCAAAGCGAAGGACAAGGGGTTGAAGATCATTGACGACGCGAAGCGCGAGGAGACGGAGCGCCGGAAAGAACTCCAGCAGCTCCAGCAGCGTCTCGAGCAGCGCGAGACGAAGTTCGACGGCAAGCTCCTTGAACTCGAAGAGAAGCAGACGAAGCTCGACCAGGCCCGCGAGAAGCTCGTCGTGGCGAAGGATCGCCTCGAGGTGCTGCACGGTGAGGAGGAGCGCAAACTCGCGGAGATCGCCCAGCTCTCGCGCGCGGACGCGGAGCTGCGCCTCCTCGCAAACGTGGAGACACAGGTCCAGGATTCGCTCATGAGCCGCGTGCGGAAGCTCGAGGCGATGAGCACGGAAGAGATTGAACGCAGGGCGCACATCGAGCTCGCGAGCGCGATGCAGCGCGTCGCATCGTCGCACTCCGTTGAGACCACGACGACCTCGGTGAAGCTCCCGTCCGATGACATGAAGGGGCGCATCATCGGCAAGGAGGGACGCAACATCAAGGCGATCGAGCACCTCACGGGGTGTGAGATTGTCGTGGATGAGACGCCGATGACGATCACCATTTCCGGCTTCTCACCCGTCCGGAGGCAGGTGGCACGTCGCGCACTCGAGGACCTCATCAAGGACGGCCGCATCCACCCCGCACGCGTGGAGGAAGCGGTTGCGACCGCGAAGAAGGACCTCGCGTCTGACATCAAAAAGGCGGGCGAGGACGCGCTCTACGAGCTCGGCATCGCGGGCGTTGACCCCAAGCTCGCGCAGATCCTCGGTCGGCTCAAGTACCGGACGAGCTACGGCCAGAACGTCCTCCACCACTCCATCGAGGTGGCGAACCTCGCCGGGCTCATGGCCGCGGAGCTCAAGCAGAACGTCCGCGAGGCGAAACTCGGCGGGCTCATGCACGACATCGGCAAGGCCGTGGACCACGACATCCAGGGCACGCACATCGAGATCGGCTACAACATCCTCAAGAAGTTCAACATGCCGGAGGAGGTATGCTACGCGCCGATCGCCCACCATGAGGATAAGCCCACGACGGTGCTTGGCTGCATCATCAAGTCGGCGGATGCCATGTCCGGCGCGCGCCCGGGCGCGCGGAAGGACAGCTACGAGAACTACCTCAAGCGCCTCACGGAGCTTGAGAGCGTCGCGACCTCCTTCGAGGGTATCGAGCGCGCATACGCGATCCAGGCAGGCCGCGAGATCCGCATCTTCATCTCGCCAAAAATCGCCGACGACTACCGCATGTACCAGCTCGCGAAGGACGTCGCGCAGAAGATCGAGCAGGAGCTCACGTACCCGGGCGAGATCAAGGTGACCGCCATCCGCGAGTCACGCGCGGTGGAGTACGCACGATAA
- a CDS encoding TIGR00282 family metallophosphoesterase, with translation MRFLIFGDVVAKIGRRALAETLPELRATYAPDLILANVENLAHGLGITASTIREVFTAGVDIATGGNHIWRKPEGVELIRAGELPIVRPANYPEGAPGKGWYVRSVAGTDVLVVNLLGRVFMNNLVDDPFRTFDTILAEHPAPIVLVDFHGETTSERGAFGWYVDGRASVVYGTHTHVPTADERVFPQGTAFITDVGMTGARDTVIGVAVGSVIPGYTTGIGAAFAWPETGTAIVNAVVADVDPATGRATHIERAARTVTIS, from the coding sequence ATGCGTTTCCTCATCTTCGGTGATGTCGTCGCAAAGATCGGCCGGCGGGCGCTCGCAGAGACGCTCCCGGAGCTCCGCGCGACCTACGCACCCGACCTCATCCTCGCGAACGTCGAGAACCTCGCGCACGGGCTCGGCATCACCGCGAGCACGATCCGCGAAGTGTTCACCGCGGGCGTGGATATCGCGACCGGCGGCAACCACATCTGGCGCAAGCCGGAGGGCGTGGAGCTCATTCGCGCGGGGGAACTCCCCATCGTGCGACCGGCAAACTACCCCGAGGGGGCACCGGGCAAGGGGTGGTACGTCCGCTCGGTTGCGGGCACGGATGTGCTCGTGGTAAACTTGCTGGGACGGGTGTTCATGAATAACCTCGTGGACGATCCCTTCCGTACGTTCGATACCATTCTTGCGGAGCACCCCGCACCCATCGTCCTCGTGGACTTCCATGGCGAGACCACGTCGGAGCGCGGTGCGTTTGGCTGGTACGTTGATGGACGCGCGAGCGTCGTGTACGGCACGCACACGCATGTCCCCACGGCAGATGAGCGCGTCTTCCCGCAGGGCACCGCGTTCATCACCGACGTTGGGATGACCGGCGCACGGGACACGGTCATCGGCGTGGCAGTAGGGAGCGTCATCCCGGGCTACACGACCGGCATCGGTGCCGCGTTCGCGTGGCCGGAGACCGGTACGGCTATCGTGAACGCGGTCGTCGCAGACGTGGACCCCGCCACCGGACGCGCAACGCACATCGAACGCGCAGCCCGAACAGTCACCATTTCGTAG
- a CDS encoding HU family DNA-binding protein yields the protein MNKAQLAEVVAAKIGLSKRQAEDTINLIFGTITDVLRSDDEVTITGFGAFSTRVRKGRTGVNPRNPVQRIQIAPVRVAKFRAGKTLKDALRSTPSERASRHAAPEPAELPDEPPASTPPPATL from the coding sequence ATGAATAAAGCCCAGCTCGCTGAAGTCGTCGCGGCGAAGATTGGTTTGTCGAAACGGCAGGCCGAAGACACCATCAACCTCATCTTTGGAACGATCACCGACGTCCTGCGTTCCGATGACGAAGTGACCATCACCGGATTCGGTGCGTTCTCCACGCGCGTCCGCAAGGGGCGCACGGGTGTCAACCCTCGGAATCCCGTCCAACGCATTCAGATCGCTCCGGTGCGCGTCGCGAAGTTCCGCGCGGGAAAGACGCTCAAGGATGCGCTCCGGAGTACACCGTCCGAGCGCGCATCGCGCCACGCCGCACCTGAGCCAGCGGAGCTTCCCGATGAACCTCCCGCATCAACTCCGCCACCCGCAACGCTCTAA
- the rnc gene encoding ribonuclease III encodes MDIDLKSIEEKLGVTFRDKNFLIEALTHRSYLNEHPEHPTDHNERLEFLGDAVIELVVTEELFVQYPKKPEGELTNWRAALVNAHMLSDVCRELGVEPHLLLSRGESKETGKARAYILANAFEALVGAMYLDQGWETAKDFQHRVLLPKLPVILETGAHIDAKSRFQELAQERTGITPSYRVLREEGPDHAKSFTVGIFLKNEQVAVGLGTSKQEAQMDAAANALIAKGWT; translated from the coding sequence ATGGACATTGATCTGAAGTCGATCGAGGAGAAGCTCGGGGTGACGTTCAGAGACAAGAACTTCCTCATTGAGGCACTGACGCACCGTTCGTACCTCAACGAGCACCCGGAGCACCCCACGGATCACAACGAGCGCCTCGAGTTCCTCGGGGACGCGGTCATTGAGCTCGTCGTCACGGAGGAGCTCTTTGTGCAGTACCCCAAGAAGCCGGAGGGCGAGCTCACGAACTGGCGCGCTGCACTCGTGAACGCGCACATGCTCTCGGACGTGTGTCGTGAGCTGGGCGTGGAGCCACACCTCCTCCTCTCGCGGGGCGAGAGCAAGGAGACCGGCAAGGCGCGCGCGTACATTCTCGCGAATGCGTTTGAGGCGCTCGTCGGTGCGATGTACCTCGATCAGGGGTGGGAGACGGCGAAGGACTTCCAGCACCGCGTCCTCCTCCCGAAGTTGCCGGTCATCCTGGAGACGGGTGCACACATTGATGCGAAGTCGCGTTTCCAGGAGCTCGCGCAGGAGCGCACGGGCATCACGCCGAGCTACCGCGTGCTCCGCGAGGAGGGGCCGGATCACGCGAAGAGTTTCACCGTCGGTATCTTCCTCAAGAACGAGCAGGTCGCTGTCGGCTTGGGGACTTCAAAGCAGGAAGCGCAGATGGATGCAGCCGCAAACGCGCTCATTGCGAAGGGGTGGACCTAG
- the nusB gene encoding transcription antitermination factor NusB, with the protein MANRHLLRTVAMQSLFQWDFGKQEDDLPAIVDANIAEFAPGVEDASFAHELAEGAAEHRQEIDAFIQQWAPHWPLEQITNVDRSVIRIGIYELKFGKSQVPPKVAINEAIELAKTFGGDASGKFVNGVLGAIFKDMIAKGEATEEGDLTDDGEGDTGESEPATAVAAEVVPVVAEADDIAGDAEPTSS; encoded by the coding sequence ATGGCCAATCGCCACCTCTTGCGGACCGTCGCCATGCAGTCCCTCTTCCAGTGGGACTTTGGGAAGCAGGAGGACGACCTCCCTGCAATCGTGGATGCGAACATCGCAGAGTTTGCGCCCGGCGTGGAGGACGCATCGTTCGCGCACGAGCTCGCGGAGGGTGCGGCCGAGCACCGGCAGGAGATTGATGCGTTCATCCAGCAGTGGGCGCCGCACTGGCCGCTCGAGCAGATCACGAACGTTGATCGCAGCGTCATCCGCATCGGTATCTACGAGCTCAAGTTTGGGAAGAGCCAGGTACCGCCGAAGGTGGCGATCAACGAAGCAATCGAGCTCGCGAAGACGTTCGGCGGCGACGCGAGTGGCAAGTTCGTTAACGGTGTCCTCGGCGCGATCTTCAAGGACATGATCGCGAAGGGTGAGGCCACGGAGGAGGGCGACCTCACGGACGACGGCGAGGGCGATACCGGCGAATCGGAGCCCGCGACAGCAGTTGCGGCAGAGGTTGTACCTGTCGTTGCGGAAGCCGATGACATTGCAGGAGACGCGGAGCCGACGTCCTCGTAG
- the rpmF gene encoding 50S ribosomal protein L32, translating to MPVPARKQTSSHGKRRRSHLALKRGNLATCAKCAKPVFPHRACTTCGTYRGRTVLSIVPRVRKSSKETRTGKKK from the coding sequence ATGCCAGTTCCAGCAAGGAAACAAACCAGCTCACACGGCAAACGTCGCCGGTCGCACCTCGCGCTCAAGCGGGGAAACCTCGCCACATGTGCGAAGTGCGCGAAGCCCGTATTCCCACACCGCGCCTGCACCACGTGCGGCACCTACCGTGGTCGTACCGTCCTCTCGATCGTGCCGCGCGTGCGGAAGTCGAGCAAGGAAACGCGAACGGGAAAAAAGAAGTAG